A genomic segment from Gemmatimonadales bacterium encodes:
- a CDS encoding IS110 family transposase — protein sequence MDTIGLDLHKRESQLCILSETGEIEERRIATTRERFTAVLGNRAPARILLEAATESEWVARHLESLGHEVIVADPNFAPMYATRSRRVKTDRRDARTLMEALRLGAYRAIHRASAAQRHVRAQLAVRDALIRTRTRYVNVVRALTRREGLRLPTGNPEHLERKLVALPLAPELLEELAPLRVVLDPVNAQIERADEQLAATAGADPLFARLRTAPTIGPVTAVAFVATLDEVRRFRTAHQVEGYLGLTPREHSSGERQRRGRISKTGNPRMRALLVEAGWRILRSNDPAAAPLRAWAERIAARRGTNVAAVALARRLAGILYAMWRDGTTYRAPVVKDVAVA from the coding sequence ATGGATACGATAGGGCTTGATCTGCACAAACGCGAGAGCCAGCTCTGCATCCTCTCGGAGACGGGGGAGATCGAGGAGCGCCGGATCGCGACGACCCGGGAGCGGTTCACCGCGGTGCTGGGGAATCGGGCGCCAGCGCGGATTCTGCTGGAGGCCGCGACGGAGAGCGAGTGGGTGGCGCGCCACCTGGAGTCGCTGGGGCACGAGGTGATCGTGGCGGACCCCAACTTCGCCCCGATGTACGCCACCCGGAGCCGCCGGGTGAAGACCGATCGGCGCGATGCGCGGACCCTGATGGAGGCGTTGCGGCTCGGCGCCTACCGGGCGATCCACCGGGCCTCGGCGGCCCAACGTCACGTGCGCGCACAGTTGGCGGTGCGGGACGCGCTGATCCGCACGCGCACCCGCTACGTCAACGTGGTGCGGGCGCTGACGCGGCGCGAGGGGCTGCGGCTGCCCACCGGCAACCCGGAGCACCTGGAGCGGAAGCTCGTGGCGCTGCCCCTCGCGCCCGAGCTGCTCGAGGAACTGGCCCCGCTGCGGGTCGTCCTCGACCCAGTCAACGCGCAGATCGAACGGGCCGACGAGCAGCTGGCGGCGACGGCGGGCGCGGATCCGCTGTTCGCGCGCCTGCGGACGGCGCCCACGATCGGGCCGGTGACGGCCGTGGCGTTCGTCGCGACGCTCGACGAGGTGCGCCGGTTCCGCACCGCGCACCAGGTGGAGGGCTACCTCGGCCTGACGCCGCGCGAGCACAGCTCGGGCGAGCGGCAGCGGCGCGGGCGGATCAGCAAGACCGGCAACCCGCGGATGCGCGCGCTCCTGGTCGAGGCCGGCTGGCGCATCCTGCGCTCCAACGATCCCGCTGCCGCGCCGCTGCGCGCGTGGGCGGAGCGGATTGCGGCGCGACGCGGGACCAACGTGGCGGCCGTCGCGTTGGCGCGGCGGCTGGCCGGGATTCTGTATGCGATGTGGCGGGACGGGACCACGTACCGCGCGCCCGTCGTGAAGGACGTCGCAGTAGCGTAA